In a single window of the Methylophaga frappieri genome:
- a CDS encoding DUF4198 domain-containing protein, with product MKNKLIKTLVAASLTVGLFQASLAHAHRVWVKPSTTVVSGDSEWVTFDAAAANIIFFADHFPLGLDNFKGVLGIFPSKVT from the coding sequence ATGAAAAATAAGCTAATTAAAACACTCGTTGCTGCATCACTTACGGTAGGGCTGTTCCAGGCGAGTCTGGCCCACGCTCATCGGGTATGGGTGAAACCGAGTACAACCGTTGTTTCTGGTGATTCTGAGTGGGTCACATTTGATGCTGCAGCGGCGAATATTATTTTCTTTGCCGATCATTTCCCGTTGGGGCTGGATAACTTCAAAGGGGTTCTAGGGATTTTCCCCTCTAAAGTAACATAA
- the hmpA gene encoding NO-inducible flavohemoprotein, with protein sequence MFVLVKRLFMLDNRTIEIVKSTIPLLEDAGVEVTDHFYKRMFSHNPELKDIFNLANQATGRQQFALFSAVAMYAKHIDDLGALGELVERVAHKHVSFDIQPDQYQIVGHHLIETLREMAPNEFSDEVAEAWVKAYGLLANVLIGREHEIYSDYQTKAGGWTGSRLFEVKDKTPESDLVTSFTFVPVDGGEIANYQPGQYLAVKVKPERAENVEIRQYSISDKFNGESYRISVKRESQPLAGLVSNHLHDAVQVGDHIELMPPTGDFFLAHLDKPTVLISAGVGITPMMAMLETLLASQTEQPIWFLHACDNKNQHTYGKQLKTKENQLDKLHYYYWYKQDDSDDEKALSGLLNLDRLQFELPLTDGHFYICGPVEFMRFIKQQLVDLNVAAEQIHYEVFGPHSDI encoded by the coding sequence TTGTTTGTATTAGTTAAGAGGTTATTTATGTTAGATAACAGAACCATTGAAATTGTAAAAAGTACTATCCCATTATTAGAAGATGCCGGGGTTGAAGTCACCGATCATTTTTACAAACGCATGTTCAGTCATAACCCTGAATTAAAAGATATTTTTAACCTTGCTAATCAGGCCACCGGAAGACAGCAGTTTGCCTTGTTCAGCGCCGTTGCGATGTACGCTAAGCATATTGATGATCTGGGTGCTTTAGGCGAATTGGTGGAAAGAGTTGCCCATAAACATGTCAGTTTTGATATTCAGCCAGACCAGTATCAAATTGTCGGCCATCATTTGATTGAAACACTACGAGAGATGGCGCCTAATGAATTTTCTGATGAAGTGGCCGAGGCATGGGTGAAGGCCTATGGGTTACTGGCCAACGTATTGATTGGCCGCGAACACGAAATTTACAGCGATTACCAAACGAAAGCAGGTGGTTGGACTGGTTCACGTTTATTTGAAGTTAAGGATAAAACACCTGAATCAGACCTGGTGACCAGCTTTACCTTTGTTCCTGTAGACGGTGGTGAGATTGCCAACTATCAACCTGGTCAATATCTTGCCGTTAAAGTAAAACCTGAGCGGGCGGAGAATGTTGAAATCAGACAATATTCCATTTCTGATAAATTTAATGGCGAAAGTTACCGGATCAGCGTCAAACGTGAATCTCAGCCACTAGCAGGTTTGGTTTCTAATCACTTACACGACGCCGTACAAGTTGGTGACCATATAGAGCTAATGCCACCCACAGGTGATTTCTTTTTAGCCCATTTAGATAAACCGACAGTGTTGATCTCTGCAGGTGTTGGCATCACCCCGATGATGGCAATGCTGGAAACCCTGCTTGCAAGCCAGACCGAGCAACCCATCTGGTTTTTACATGCCTGTGACAATAAAAATCAACACACCTATGGTAAGCAACTGAAAACAAAAGAAAACCAGCTGGATAAGCTGCATTATTACTATTGGTATAAGCAGGATGATTCTGATGATGAGAAAGCGCTTAGTGGTTTGCTTAATTTAGATCGTCTGCAGTTTGAGCTGCCCCTGACTGACGGACATTTTTATATATGCGGTCCCGTCGAATTCATGCGCTTTATCAAACAGCAACTGGTGGATTTAAATGTTGCTGCAGAGCAGATTCATTATGAAGTGTTTGGTCCGCATAGCGATATTTAA
- a CDS encoding Tn3-like element ISKox2 family transposase has product MAIKNELSILTKAEQLDLYSPPLLSLEQQRLYFTPNEIELTELKSIRLRNHRCYFIALLGYFKSKPVILSPSFNLIFDDMQFISTQVQGGKGIRPFSINKMQRDRIYQRILRLLNYQKWDESLHFAPLYEHLVMVGKAWLEPRYLFDAAAEYLATHRIAIPKYTVLQKLISRVIQQVKKALNNKLRIHVSSELHGFLNTIIDDKDGLSLSQLRAGAKSVMVTELKKELTVYHQLQPYTRQIDNAVKGLALSSKNQQHFGEMVDYYGSKLKRFKRPQQHLWLLCFLTQRIRQSLERLADGFIHHIRKQQEAAHAFAQQAVFDSWRSAADNVTKAAELLHLFVDDSIDDNQPFATVRQQALSVMNNQDIETLCLYLKKQKRTVEEYQWQYYDDQNGLIEQLLRPVFLCLECQAGKGSEALVTQLKTTKTELLAGNTLQTMDSTLIQQKHRPWLINKDVVHPQRYEWLLYRQLASRLNGRIYLSNVTKYRALEDDLIASSIQPDLLASSTLEKLKQPIQKLLQVEQIRLTTSLEDVARHIDNGDNRNVIMKSRSGTRWRLPVKGSQSLVNNPFFKQMIPVSIADVLRYVEQETNFMQCFAHVLPIQKQVGANQDDLLAILIANATHRGVYGMAQISDRSYEHLSTIQANYIRPETLQEASDIINNAVAALPIFRHYHIQEDVLHASTDGQKFETHLETFKTRYSSKYFGTNKGITAMTLVANHSALNARIIGSNEHESHYIYDLLQSNTSDLKPDVLSTDTHGVNHVNYALLDLCGYSFAPRYAQFTSVINDLFNVTESDDGNTHLALKKPIKMNVIEEGWQDIQRIVLSLQEKRTTQALLVRKLSGYPSRHPILQALTEYNRLIKAQYLLDYIDDASLRQYVQRALNRGEAWHFLRRAIASVNRDQFRGKNESEIVVWNECARLTANAIIYFNSMILSHLLLHFEEVGDEEKAAITRQVSPVAWQNINLSGTYQFASNRKLPDLQEITRPIVENEV; this is encoded by the coding sequence ATGGCTATAAAAAACGAACTATCAATTCTTACCAAAGCTGAGCAGCTTGATCTATATTCTCCGCCGCTATTATCACTTGAACAACAACGATTGTATTTTACGCCAAACGAGATCGAGTTAACAGAGTTGAAAAGTATTCGCCTAAGGAACCACCGATGCTATTTCATTGCGTTATTAGGGTATTTTAAGTCTAAGCCTGTGATTCTTTCACCTAGCTTTAACCTCATCTTTGACGATATGCAGTTTATTTCAACGCAAGTTCAAGGAGGCAAAGGGATCAGGCCTTTCAGCATTAATAAGATGCAGCGTGACCGTATATATCAAAGAATACTGAGGTTATTAAACTATCAGAAATGGGACGAAAGTCTGCACTTTGCGCCGCTGTACGAACATCTTGTTATGGTCGGCAAAGCTTGGCTTGAGCCTCGTTATCTATTCGATGCAGCCGCTGAATATCTAGCAACGCATAGAATTGCCATCCCTAAATATACTGTCTTACAAAAGCTTATCAGTCGTGTTATCCAACAGGTCAAGAAGGCGTTAAATAATAAGCTTCGTATTCATGTTTCATCTGAACTACACGGATTTCTAAATACTATTATCGATGACAAAGATGGGCTCTCCTTAAGCCAGCTTCGAGCCGGTGCAAAAAGCGTTATGGTGACAGAGCTAAAAAAAGAACTGACGGTGTATCATCAGTTACAGCCTTATACAAGACAGATTGATAATGCTGTTAAGGGCTTAGCCTTATCGTCTAAAAACCAACAACACTTCGGTGAAATGGTGGATTATTATGGCAGTAAACTAAAACGCTTTAAGCGTCCACAGCAACACCTATGGTTGCTGTGTTTTCTGACTCAACGCATACGGCAAAGCCTAGAGCGATTGGCTGATGGGTTTATTCATCATATCCGTAAACAACAAGAAGCTGCGCATGCGTTTGCCCAACAGGCAGTGTTTGACTCATGGAGGTCAGCTGCAGACAATGTCACCAAAGCCGCAGAATTACTGCATCTGTTTGTTGATGACAGTATCGACGATAATCAACCATTTGCAACGGTTAGGCAACAAGCATTAAGTGTAATGAATAACCAAGATATAGAAACGCTATGCCTGTACTTAAAAAAGCAAAAACGCACGGTAGAAGAATATCAATGGCAATATTATGATGATCAAAACGGGTTAATTGAGCAGTTATTAAGGCCCGTGTTTCTATGTCTTGAATGCCAAGCAGGTAAAGGCTCAGAAGCATTAGTGACCCAGCTCAAAACCACAAAAACAGAACTATTAGCAGGTAATACATTGCAAACAATGGATAGTACACTTATCCAACAAAAACATCGTCCATGGTTAATTAACAAGGATGTTGTTCATCCACAGCGATACGAATGGTTGCTTTACCGTCAACTGGCTTCTCGGCTTAATGGTCGAATTTACTTATCAAACGTCACTAAATATCGTGCGCTAGAAGACGACTTAATTGCATCGTCAATACAGCCTGATCTATTGGCATCATCAACATTGGAAAAGCTAAAGCAGCCGATTCAGAAGCTACTGCAAGTAGAACAAATACGCTTAACAACATCCCTAGAAGATGTTGCTCGTCACATTGATAATGGTGATAACCGCAATGTGATCATGAAGAGCCGAAGTGGCACACGATGGCGACTGCCAGTTAAAGGCTCCCAATCACTTGTCAACAACCCTTTCTTTAAACAAATGATCCCCGTCAGTATTGCTGATGTGTTGCGTTATGTTGAACAAGAAACCAACTTTATGCAATGCTTCGCACACGTGCTGCCAATACAAAAACAAGTAGGCGCCAATCAGGATGATTTATTGGCTATTCTAATTGCGAATGCGACACATCGCGGCGTATATGGGATGGCACAAATATCTGATCGCAGTTATGAGCATCTAAGCACTATACAAGCTAATTATATTAGGCCTGAAACCTTGCAAGAGGCTAGTGATATCATCAATAACGCAGTAGCGGCACTCCCTATTTTCCGCCACTATCACATCCAAGAAGACGTCCTGCACGCCAGTACCGATGGGCAAAAATTTGAAACTCACCTTGAGACTTTTAAAACTCGCTACTCCTCGAAATACTTCGGCACCAACAAAGGTATTACGGCCATGACGTTAGTTGCCAATCATAGTGCGTTAAATGCCCGTATCATAGGATCTAATGAGCATGAGTCCCATTATATTTACGACTTACTACAATCTAATACTAGTGATCTTAAGCCAGATGTCCTCTCAACCGACACCCATGGTGTTAATCATGTTAATTATGCCTTATTGGATTTATGCGGTTATAGTTTTGCGCCTAGGTATGCTCAGTTCACCAGTGTGATCAATGACCTATTTAACGTAACTGAAAGCGACGACGGAAACACGCATCTGGCGCTGAAAAAGCCGATAAAAATGAATGTGATTGAAGAAGGCTGGCAGGATATTCAGCGTATTGTGTTATCCCTTCAAGAAAAACGCACAACACAGGCATTGCTAGTACGCAAATTATCTGGTTATCCATCTAGACACCCTATATTACAAGCATTAACGGAATATAATAGGCTCATCAAAGCCCAATATTTACTTGATTATATTGATGATGCAAGTCTGCGCCAATATGTTCAACGAGCACTGAACCGAGGCGAAGCCTGGCATTTCCTCAGGCGAGCTATTGCATCGGTCAATCGTGACCAGTTCCGTGGAAAAAACGAATCAGAAATAGTCGTCTGGAACGAGTGTGCCCGTTTGACGGCAAATGCTATTATCTACTTTAACTCGATGATCCTAAGTCATCTATTACTGCACTTTGAAGAAGTTGGTGACGAGGAAAAAGCAGCAATAACTCGACAAGTATCACCCGTTGCATGGCAGAACATTAATCTGAGCGGCACTTATCAGTTCGCTAGTAACCGCAAACTACCTGATTTACAGGAAATAACTAGGCCTATTGTTGAAAATGAAGTCTAA
- a CDS encoding ATP-binding protein: MKSIRLYLLLILVATLILVMFVSLLKGYQSSIDTAQRLFDERLVNTAELIASAHTGQTTADSSQRPSSDYLFFQIWNTKGQLLTRSDTAPHIALSRLEKGFDDVNFNGFRWHNYVHPDPQSQRWIIVGERSDVRSSMAEDIVLATILPAFFGILIAAILIWWLIGTGLKPLKNLSKQLASKQADDLKPVELAPLPSEMSQLVKIINQLFWRLDQSFQREQRFAADAAHELRTPISALQIHLHNLRQTYGDNSEDWQLMQAAVDRMGHLVNQILMLYRTAPEQIAAKAEQIDLYKLTSEVIARDYQQFEKRLQHIELIGESAMMHGHLFALETLLQNLLNNASKYAPTNGHIVIHVHPTEKGVRLTIEDDGPGIPADQYERIFDRFYRYQNENSDLQLPGCGLGLAIVQHIIEMHHADIKLTKSAFESGLKVVIDFPAALNK; encoded by the coding sequence ATGAAATCGATTCGACTGTATTTACTACTGATATTGGTAGCAACGCTGATATTGGTGATGTTTGTGTCTTTGCTGAAAGGCTATCAATCCAGTATCGATACGGCGCAACGCTTATTTGATGAACGGCTGGTCAATACGGCTGAATTAATTGCCTCCGCTCATACTGGGCAAACCACTGCCGATTCGTCGCAAAGACCCAGCAGTGATTATTTGTTTTTTCAGATCTGGAATACCAAAGGCCAATTGTTGACCCGCTCCGATACTGCGCCACACATCGCGTTGAGTCGTTTGGAAAAAGGATTTGATGACGTCAATTTTAATGGCTTTCGCTGGCATAACTATGTACATCCTGATCCGCAGTCTCAACGGTGGATTATCGTTGGAGAGCGCAGTGATGTTCGCAGCTCGATGGCGGAAGATATTGTTTTAGCAACGATTCTACCGGCGTTTTTCGGGATACTAATCGCCGCCATTTTAATCTGGTGGCTGATTGGCACAGGTTTAAAACCGTTGAAAAATCTCTCCAAACAACTAGCCAGTAAGCAGGCAGATGATTTAAAGCCGGTTGAACTGGCCCCATTACCCAGTGAAATGAGTCAGTTGGTGAAGATTATTAACCAGTTGTTCTGGCGGCTTGACCAGAGTTTTCAACGTGAACAACGTTTTGCTGCGGATGCTGCTCACGAATTACGCACACCTATCAGTGCCTTACAGATACATCTACACAATTTAAGACAAACCTATGGCGACAACTCCGAGGATTGGCAACTTATGCAGGCGGCGGTAGACCGAATGGGACATCTGGTCAATCAGATCCTTATGCTGTATCGGACAGCGCCAGAGCAAATTGCGGCTAAAGCCGAACAAATCGATCTGTATAAATTAACCAGCGAAGTCATTGCCCGTGATTATCAACAGTTTGAAAAACGCTTACAACACATTGAATTGATTGGTGAATCAGCCATGATGCACGGGCATTTGTTTGCCTTGGAAACCTTACTGCAAAATCTGCTTAACAATGCCAGCAAGTATGCCCCTACAAATGGTCATATCGTGATTCATGTGCACCCAACTGAAAAAGGGGTTCGCTTAACCATTGAGGATGATGGACCAGGTATTCCGGCAGACCAGTATGAACGTATTTTTGACCGTTTTTATCGTTACCAGAATGAAAACAGTGATCTGCAGTTACCCGGATGTGGACTGGGACTGGCGATTGTTCAACATATTATTGAGATGCACCATGCTGATATTAAGCTCACCAAATCAGCTTTTGAGAGTGGCCTTAAAGTTGTGATTGATTTTCCGGCGGCGTTGAACAAATGA
- the norR gene encoding nitric oxide reductase transcriptional regulator NorR, translating into MQEFDSTLLLEVALDLANSINNDDRFDRLLASIRKAIKCDAVALLGLHENLLTPLAIQGLSSEVLGRRFFLSEHPRLQQLCNASKPLIFPDNCDLPDPYDGLLLARTGDLPVHSCMGLPLYSDQKVIGLVTIDSLQAGSFNTISSKTLELIAALSAATLKTALEFKKLEISAQHAQQLVQELTQEALLKDGGELIGQSTAMQTLKNEIQLVAGSDYTVLITGETGVGKELVARTVHQLSLRKDQPLVHINCASLPETLAESELFGHTKGAFTGADRERAGKFQLAHRGSLFLDEVGELPLAVQSKLLRVLQSGEIQPVGKDNVEQVDVRVIAATNRNLEEEVRQGRFRADLYHRLSVYPIKVPPLKDREQDVLLLAGYFLEKTSRKLGIRQLRLTQDAELALRSYSWPGNVRELEHVISRASLKANAKPTATGIISLNREFLELPANQKADNLNAKTEQYSLIDNDFDLKTATNEFQKHCILTAVTQVDGNWSEAARALKTDRANLVRMAKRLGISVKKSVVKTS; encoded by the coding sequence ATGCAAGAATTTGATTCAACCTTATTACTTGAAGTGGCATTGGATCTTGCCAATAGCATCAATAATGATGATCGATTTGACCGATTGCTGGCTTCTATTCGTAAAGCGATTAAATGTGATGCTGTGGCCTTATTGGGTCTGCATGAAAACCTGCTGACACCATTAGCCATCCAAGGCTTGTCCTCTGAAGTTTTAGGTCGACGTTTTTTTCTGAGCGAACATCCCAGACTTCAACAACTTTGCAATGCCAGCAAACCGCTTATTTTCCCGGATAACTGTGATTTACCCGATCCTTATGATGGATTGTTATTAGCCAGAACTGGTGATCTGCCAGTACATTCCTGCATGGGTTTGCCCTTGTATTCGGATCAGAAAGTCATTGGTCTGGTGACTATCGACAGTTTACAGGCAGGAAGTTTTAACACTATCAGTTCAAAAACGCTGGAACTGATAGCAGCTTTGTCTGCAGCCACCTTAAAAACCGCTCTGGAATTTAAAAAGCTTGAAATCAGTGCCCAGCATGCCCAGCAACTGGTGCAGGAACTGACTCAGGAGGCGTTATTAAAAGATGGGGGAGAGCTGATAGGTCAAAGCACTGCGATGCAGACCTTGAAAAATGAAATTCAGCTGGTCGCCGGTTCGGACTATACCGTGCTTATCACTGGTGAAACCGGCGTAGGGAAAGAGCTGGTCGCACGTACTGTGCATCAATTGTCATTACGTAAAGACCAACCCTTAGTCCACATTAACTGTGCTTCTTTGCCGGAAACATTGGCTGAATCCGAGTTGTTTGGCCATACCAAAGGCGCTTTCACCGGAGCGGATCGTGAAAGGGCCGGTAAATTTCAATTAGCCCATCGTGGCAGTCTGTTTCTTGATGAAGTGGGTGAATTGCCTTTGGCGGTGCAAAGTAAACTGCTACGGGTGTTGCAAAGTGGGGAAATACAACCCGTTGGCAAAGACAATGTTGAACAGGTTGATGTCCGAGTGATTGCCGCCACCAATAGAAATCTGGAAGAAGAAGTAAGACAGGGACGTTTCAGAGCCGATCTTTATCACCGTTTATCAGTCTATCCCATCAAAGTGCCGCCGTTAAAAGACCGGGAGCAGGATGTTTTATTGTTGGCGGGTTACTTTCTGGAAAAAACCAGTCGGAAATTAGGCATAAGACAGTTACGTCTAACTCAGGATGCAGAGCTGGCCCTAAGGAGCTATTCCTGGCCGGGCAATGTTCGTGAGTTGGAGCATGTGATCAGCCGGGCGTCATTAAAAGCCAACGCCAAGCCTACTGCCACCGGCATCATTTCATTGAATCGAGAATTTCTTGAATTACCCGCAAATCAAAAAGCAGATAACTTAAACGCAAAAACTGAACAGTATTCTTTAATCGACAATGATTTCGATCTCAAAACCGCAACCAATGAGTTTCAAAAACACTGCATCTTAACCGCCGTAACACAGGTCGATGGAAACTGGAGTGAAGCAGCCAGAGCCTTGAAAACCGATCGGGCCAACCTGGTCAGAATGGCAAAACGACTTGGGATTTCGGTTAAAAAATCTGTTGTTAAAACTTCATAA
- a CDS encoding PepSY-associated TM helix domain-containing protein, whose translation MNLKLPRSVNAKNLHWISSAICLIGMFLFSITGITLNHAADIEGEPKITQIESQLPQAMLAQLKQQQLSQGFLAWYKQQTGKALPDNVSPQWSEYELYIAMPRAGGDKWLTVDLETGLFYQEVTDRGVIAYLNDLHKARNTNQLWGWFIDIFSLACIFFSVTGLILLKRYAKVRKSTWPLVISGLFIPVIVLISSTAHANEIEVSIPRLKVAEYHAPYVAVWIADAKQNAVLDIAVWYDYTMADDEGEKWLKDMRLWWRKSGRGLDLPIDGLTGATRRPGTAKINLAPFAAELAALPAGTYHLFAEAARELGGREAISIEFTMPIEKPQTLSVPGKRELEQLKLTLEP comes from the coding sequence GTGAACTTGAAGCTGCCACGCAGTGTTAATGCAAAAAATTTGCATTGGATCAGCTCTGCAATTTGCCTGATTGGCATGTTCTTATTTTCGATCACCGGTATTACCTTAAATCACGCTGCAGATATTGAGGGCGAACCAAAAATCACACAAATTGAGTCACAGCTTCCACAAGCCATGTTGGCTCAACTAAAGCAGCAGCAGCTATCTCAGGGATTTCTTGCCTGGTACAAGCAACAGACCGGCAAGGCTTTACCCGACAATGTCAGTCCTCAGTGGAGCGAATACGAGCTCTATATTGCCATGCCTAGAGCGGGTGGAGATAAATGGTTAACCGTCGATCTTGAAACCGGTCTTTTTTATCAAGAGGTTACAGATCGGGGTGTTATCGCTTATCTCAATGATCTTCACAAAGCACGTAATACGAACCAATTATGGGGGTGGTTTATCGATATTTTCTCACTGGCCTGTATTTTCTTTTCTGTTACAGGGTTAATTTTATTAAAACGCTACGCCAAGGTCAGAAAATCAACCTGGCCATTAGTCATTTCAGGACTGTTTATCCCGGTCATTGTGCTTATCTCAAGTACGGCGCACGCCAATGAGATTGAAGTTAGTATTCCGCGGCTCAAGGTCGCTGAATACCACGCACCTTATGTCGCAGTTTGGATCGCGGATGCCAAGCAAAATGCGGTATTAGATATCGCCGTTTGGTATGACTACACGATGGCCGATGATGAGGGTGAAAAGTGGCTCAAGGATATGCGCTTATGGTGGCGTAAATCCGGCCGTGGTCTGGACTTGCCTATTGATGGCTTAACTGGCGCAACGCGTCGACCAGGTACCGCCAAGATCAATCTGGCACCGTTTGCAGCAGAACTGGCCGCATTACCTGCCGGCACCTATCACTTGTTTGCTGAAGCGGCGCGTGAACTAGGTGGACGCGAAGCGATTAGCATCGAATTTACCATGCCCATTGAAAAGCCACAGACCCTGTCTGTTCCAGGTAAGCGCGAATTAGAGCAATTAAAATTAACTTTGGAGCCATAA
- a CDS encoding winged helix-turn-helix domain-containing protein, whose product MENVGRVQTRDSLESKLYSWGEEVASNAIEVHVHHLRKKLPEGFIKTIRGVGYQISNQ is encoded by the coding sequence ATGGAAAATGTCGGGCGGGTGCAGACGCGTGACAGTCTGGAATCAAAGCTCTATAGCTGGGGAGAAGAGGTTGCCAGTAATGCCATCGAGGTGCATGTTCATCATTTACGTAAAAAACTACCGGAAGGATTTATCAAAACCATCCGTGGTGTGGGCTATCAGATCAGTAATCAATGA
- a CDS encoding cupredoxin domain-containing protein, protein MMKYLFKCIAILLISFNCYAEPPVFEILIKDHLFYPDELVIPANTKVKLLVKNQDATPEEFESYELNREKVIPGNTQAIIFVGPLKPGVYPFFGEFFPKTAQGRIIAKESGD, encoded by the coding sequence ATGATGAAGTATTTATTTAAATGCATAGCTATCCTGTTGATTTCATTTAATTGTTATGCTGAACCTCCAGTATTTGAAATCCTTATCAAGGATCATCTGTTTTATCCGGATGAATTGGTAATACCCGCCAATACCAAGGTTAAATTGCTGGTCAAAAATCAGGATGCCACACCCGAAGAATTTGAAAGCTATGAACTCAATCGCGAAAAAGTCATTCCCGGAAATACTCAGGCGATCATTTTTGTCGGTCCCTTAAAACCCGGGGTGTATCCATTTTTTGGTGAGTTTTTTCCTAAAACAGCTCAGGGCAGAATAATTGCTAAAGAGAGTGGTGATTAA
- a CDS encoding FTR1 family protein — protein sequence MLLNSVILVLREVLEAAMVVSLFMAFTTVSQQSRGFLLKAILLGLIAGATYAYFLPEISNWLEGIGQEITNTIIHIGIYLCLTGFLWLISSNIVLPNRLVKAVMMAAIILAISRESAEIMLYISGFRSDHFLMQSVLSGSLIGLGIGVSCGIFLYHLMIALKPAAATKFICVLVVVVGGSLMSQATQFLIQADWLPSTEPVWDSSHIISEHSLPGQLLYALMAYESTPTLSQIMVYLASLLLMLVVIISGRFSRSLQHD from the coding sequence ATGCTATTGAATAGCGTTATTCTGGTGTTACGTGAGGTTCTGGAAGCCGCCATGGTGGTCAGTTTGTTCATGGCCTTCACCACTGTAAGCCAGCAATCTCGAGGCTTTCTGCTCAAAGCCATCCTACTTGGATTGATTGCCGGGGCTACTTATGCGTATTTCTTACCTGAAATCTCCAATTGGCTGGAGGGCATTGGTCAGGAAATTACCAATACCATAATTCACATTGGTATTTATCTATGCCTGACAGGTTTTTTATGGCTTATTTCCAGCAATATTGTCTTACCCAATCGACTGGTTAAAGCGGTGATGATGGCGGCAATCATCCTGGCCATTAGCCGAGAGAGCGCCGAAATCATGTTATATATTTCCGGCTTTCGTAGTGACCACTTTTTAATGCAATCAGTCTTATCAGGCAGTCTGATTGGATTAGGCATTGGAGTAAGCTGCGGTATTTTTCTATATCACCTGATGATTGCCTTAAAGCCTGCAGCTGCGACCAAATTTATATGTGTTCTGGTGGTTGTCGTGGGGGGGAGTCTGATGTCTCAGGCCACCCAGTTTCTGATTCAGGCTGACTGGTTACCCTCTACAGAACCTGTGTGGGACAGCTCCCACATTATCAGCGAACATTCGTTACCCGGTCAGTTACTTTATGCCTTGATGGCTTATGAATCGACACCAACATTGAGTCAAATAATGGTTTATCTGGCGAGCTTGTTACTGATGCTGGTTGTTATTATTTCCGGACGATTTTCCAGGTCTTTACAACATGATTAA
- a CDS encoding DUF3147 family protein, translated as MWYYFTKVLVSAFMIVAISEVAKRSSLIGAILASVPMISLIAIIWLYHETGDTAKISVLASNIFWLVIPSLALFLTLPVLLKSGLGFYWSLSISICVTIICYFAMLASLRFMGINI; from the coding sequence ATGTGGTACTACTTCACCAAAGTTTTGGTCAGCGCATTTATGATCGTCGCGATTTCAGAAGTTGCCAAACGAAGTTCTCTTATAGGAGCAATTCTCGCGTCTGTACCAATGATTTCTCTTATCGCGATTATTTGGTTGTATCACGAAACCGGTGATACGGCCAAAATTAGCGTACTGGCAAGCAATATTTTCTGGCTGGTTATCCCCTCACTGGCTCTGTTTTTGACTTTACCGGTACTACTCAAAAGTGGCTTAGGTTTTTACTGGAGTTTATCTATCTCAATCTGTGTGACAATTATTTGTTATTTCGCCATGCTCGCTTCACTGCGTTTCATGGGTATAAATATCTGA